Proteins encoded in a region of the Elaeis guineensis isolate ETL-2024a chromosome 7, EG11, whole genome shotgun sequence genome:
- the LOC105047822 gene encoding SPX domain-containing protein 1 has product MKFGKSLSNQIEETLPEWRDKFLSYKELKKRLKIIGGGDRPAKRPRVADNDDSAAASEAAMTREEEDFLRLLEAELEKFNAFFVEKEEEYIIRQKELQDRVARAESKVELMKVRKEIVDFHGEMVLLENYSALNYTGLVKILKKYDKRTGALIRLPFIQRVLQQPFFTTDLLYKLVKGCEAMLDRLFPKNEQASVSGDDGDGARKPSKPGSSLVRGGFPELEDIEYMESLYMKSTIAALRALKEIRSGSSTVSVFSLPPLQSSGLEERWNKIPVLEQVAK; this is encoded by the exons ATGAAGTTCGGGAAGAGCCTCAGCAACCAGATCGAGGAGACGCTGCCGGAATGGAGGGACAAGTTCTTGTCCTACAAGGAGCTCAAGAAGCGGCTCAAGATCATAGGCGGCGGGGATCGGCCGGCCAAGAGGCCCAGGGTGGCTGATAATGATGACAGCGCTGCCGCGTCGGAGGCCGCGATGACGCGGGAGGAAGAGGATTTCTTGAGGCTTTTGGAAGCCGAGCTCGAGAAATTCAACGCCTTCTTCGTCGAGAAGGAGGAGGAGTATATCATCCGCCAGAAG GAGCTGCAGGACCGAGTAGCTCGAGCGGAGTCCAAGGTGGAGCTGATGAAAGTGAGGAAGGAGATCGTGGACTTCCACGGAGAGATGGTCCTCCTCGAGAACTACAGCGCCCTCAACTACACCG GACTAGTGAAAATACTGAAGAAGTATGACAAGAGGACAGGGGCTCTCATCCGGCTACCCTTCATCCAGAGGGTACTCCAGCAGCCTTTCTTCACCACTGATCTGCTATACAAGCTGGTGAAGGGGTGTGAGGCCATGCTGGACCGCCTCTTCCCTAAGAATGAACAAGCATCGGTATCCGGGGACGATGGGGATGGGGCGCGGAAGCCATCAAAACCTGGTTCCTCTTTGGTCAGAGGAGGGTTCCCGGAGTTGGAGGATATAGAGTACATGGAGAGCTTGTACATGAAGAGCACTATCGCAGCATTGCGGGCGCTGAAAGAGATCAGAAGCGGGAGTTCCACAGTTAGCGTTTTCTCATTGCCACCGTTGCAGAGTAGTGGGCTGGAGGAGAGGTGGAATAAGATTCCTGTGCTCGAACAAGTGGCAAAATGA